Proteins from one Pseudoalteromonas rubra genomic window:
- a CDS encoding helix-turn-helix domain-containing protein — protein sequence MTESIVMVLIAMLIGQIVLSVPVLLLPRATRVYRMPLVLFLCASGVLALNAIVPVFLPSWYQVYTVLGFPMLFVLCPALRLYIEGITTQKKWVLNRAKLNKFVLFWPAVLISGAVAFLPAQHHRALFVTDDMPAGPYVVVLACAMLALMCLWLIECGFTLLVIIRRLARFNAQLKESYSNLDSPQLSVIRKLIYIAVCIWVFVFVSAFVSSLFDHAILSRSAEVFVALVLIWSVTFFAMQQSAPILQSQPNSKVVSIDVPRLSRSEGTGNKYHKSALDELQSTRIVEKITQVMQNSELYLDADLTLQKLSQASGISPNYLSQALNETLKMNFFDFVNHWRIKASKSRLLSSDESVLNIALEVGFNARSSFYKAFKKETGMTPGQFRREYANPPTCD from the coding sequence GTGACTGAATCTATCGTGATGGTGCTGATTGCTATGCTCATTGGGCAAATTGTGTTGAGTGTCCCTGTGCTGCTACTACCGCGAGCGACACGTGTTTATCGTATGCCTTTGGTACTTTTTCTTTGTGCCAGTGGAGTACTCGCACTCAATGCAATCGTGCCGGTGTTTTTACCCAGCTGGTATCAGGTATATACCGTTTTGGGTTTTCCCATGCTCTTTGTGTTGTGTCCGGCGCTTCGCTTGTACATTGAAGGTATTACCACACAAAAAAAGTGGGTACTTAACAGAGCTAAGTTAAACAAGTTTGTTTTGTTCTGGCCTGCCGTGCTGATTTCCGGTGCGGTTGCGTTTTTGCCTGCACAGCATCACAGGGCACTGTTCGTGACAGATGACATGCCAGCGGGTCCGTATGTTGTGGTTTTGGCTTGTGCGATGCTGGCTTTGATGTGTTTATGGCTGATTGAATGCGGGTTTACGCTACTGGTGATTATCAGGCGTCTGGCCAGATTCAATGCGCAGCTAAAAGAAAGTTATTCTAATCTCGACAGTCCCCAGCTCTCTGTTATCAGGAAGCTTATTTATATCGCCGTCTGTATTTGGGTTTTTGTTTTTGTGTCAGCTTTTGTATCTAGTCTATTTGATCATGCAATACTGTCGCGCAGCGCCGAAGTGTTTGTTGCACTGGTGCTTATCTGGAGCGTGACCTTTTTTGCAATGCAGCAGAGCGCGCCAATACTTCAATCACAACCTAATAGCAAAGTTGTTAGTATCGACGTTCCGCGCTTGTCACGTAGTGAAGGGACAGGGAACAAGTACCATAAATCAGCACTGGATGAGCTTCAGTCTACACGGATAGTTGAAAAAATTACGCAGGTTATGCAAAACAGTGAGCTTTATCTGGATGCCGATCTGACTCTACAAAAGCTATCACAGGCAAGTGGGATATCACCTAATTACCTGTCTCAGGCTTTAAACGAAACGCTGAAGATGAACTTCTTTGATTTTGTTAATCACTGGCGTATCAAAGCTTCGAAGTCCCGTCTATTGAGCAGCGATGAATCGGTGTTGAATATTGCCCTTGAAGTGGGGTTTAATGCGCGCTCTTCGTTTTATAAGGCGTTTAAGAAAGAAACAGGTATGACACCGGGTCAGTTCAGGCGTGAATATGCAAATCCACCAACATGCGATTAG
- a CDS encoding GNAT family N-acetyltransferase, with the protein MTELKILHTPPAPLEFSALRESAGWQNPAPDIIAASITASLYWVQCRKADRLIACGRIVGDGHMYFYIQDIIVHPSHQGQGLGHLIMDNIEQYLAAHCQSGATAALLAATGKETFYQRYGYSLRDGEKLGLGMCKFY; encoded by the coding sequence ATGACTGAACTAAAGATCTTGCATACCCCTCCTGCTCCTTTGGAGTTCAGCGCGCTGCGCGAAAGTGCTGGCTGGCAAAATCCTGCGCCCGATATCATTGCGGCCAGCATTACGGCGTCACTTTACTGGGTGCAGTGTCGTAAGGCAGATAGATTGATTGCCTGTGGCCGGATTGTAGGCGACGGGCACATGTACTTTTACATTCAGGATATCATTGTGCACCCGAGCCACCAGGGCCAGGGCCTTGGTCACCTTATTATGGATAATATAGAGCAATATCTGGCGGCGCATTGCCAAAGCGGCGCGACCGCCGCTTTGTTGGCTGCAACTGGCAAAGAAACCTTCTACCAGCGCTACGGTTATTCACTGAGAGACGGCGAAAAACTGGGATTAGGGATGTGTAAGTTTTACTAG
- a CDS encoding S9 family peptidase, with amino-acid sequence MTTIKFSAIAGAVLLASACSQITSNNNTDTQTTQQQIQPPVAQKVPHVTQIHGYELVDNYHWLRDDSRSSEKVLTHLEQENRYADVKLAPIGTLRETLFEEIKNKIAKDDRSVPYKRGDYYYFSEVKGDQEYRNFYRSKHADGSNATEIFNANKQAEGQSYYALGAISISPDGKLMAFAEDTLSRRIYTVSIKNLETGEIYTDKLEGAADSIEWGNDNRSLYYIKKDPVTLLGYQVYRHVLGEEQSQDELVYEEKDNTYYTYLEKSKEGSEIYIVHYSTEAKGVSVIDAKNPNAQPQRLLPRTKGHEYSLLKQGDFYFIYTNDNAVNFKLMKAHKNDMADKRKWKTIIAHNPNAKLEEVELFNQHLVYQSRVEGIGTLNVLDLKTKQHKALTFKDPAYMVSMTGNRTLDSQFVRVSYQSLTTPKTIYDIDLTTLEKTQRKQTKVLGDFNANDYASERLFIEARDGTKVPVTLVYKKATFKKDGTNPLLQYGYGSYGSTRDPYFRVSTLSLLDRGFVYAIAHIRGSQALGRPWYEDGKKLNKKNTFNDFIDVTKALTKSGYGDPKRLYARGGSAGGLLMGAVINQEPELYHGVHSAVPFVDVINTMLDESLPLTTNEYDEWGNPNDKVYFDYMRSYSPYDQVSAQNYPNMLVTTGLHDSQVQYFEPAKWVAKLREYKTDDNTLLLKTDMSAGHGGASGRFKRINDIALSYGFIIGLAEGKL; translated from the coding sequence ATGACAACGATTAAATTCAGCGCCATTGCAGGTGCCGTTTTACTGGCCAGTGCCTGCAGCCAGATCACATCAAATAACAACACAGACACCCAAACAACGCAGCAGCAAATTCAGCCCCCTGTGGCACAAAAAGTGCCCCATGTCACCCAAATCCATGGTTATGAACTGGTCGACAACTATCACTGGCTACGCGATGATTCAAGAAGTTCAGAAAAAGTACTTACTCACCTTGAGCAGGAAAACCGCTACGCAGACGTGAAGCTGGCGCCTATTGGGACATTGCGTGAGACCCTGTTTGAAGAAATTAAGAATAAAATCGCCAAAGACGACCGTAGCGTCCCTTATAAACGTGGCGACTACTACTATTTCAGCGAAGTTAAAGGCGATCAGGAATACCGTAACTTCTATCGCAGTAAACATGCTGACGGCAGTAATGCCACTGAGATTTTTAACGCCAACAAACAAGCTGAAGGCCAATCTTATTATGCGCTGGGTGCGATTAGCATCAGCCCGGATGGCAAGCTCATGGCATTTGCGGAAGATACCCTCAGCCGTCGCATTTATACTGTGAGTATTAAAAACCTTGAAACCGGCGAAATTTACACAGATAAACTTGAGGGTGCAGCGGATAGCATCGAGTGGGGAAACGACAACCGTAGCCTTTACTACATTAAAAAAGACCCCGTCACGTTGCTGGGTTATCAGGTCTATCGTCACGTGCTGGGCGAAGAACAATCACAAGATGAACTGGTCTACGAAGAAAAAGACAACACCTATTATACCTACCTGGAAAAAAGCAAAGAAGGCAGTGAAATTTACATTGTCCACTACAGTACAGAAGCCAAAGGGGTATCAGTCATTGATGCCAAAAACCCTAACGCTCAGCCACAACGCCTCTTGCCACGTACCAAGGGCCATGAATACAGCTTGCTCAAACAAGGTGACTTCTACTTTATTTACACCAATGACAATGCCGTTAATTTCAAGCTGATGAAAGCCCACAAAAATGATATGGCTGACAAGCGGAAATGGAAAACCATCATTGCGCACAACCCCAATGCTAAGCTGGAAGAAGTAGAACTGTTTAATCAGCACCTGGTTTATCAATCTCGCGTTGAGGGCATAGGCACTCTGAACGTGCTGGATCTGAAAACCAAACAGCACAAGGCGCTCACGTTTAAAGATCCGGCCTATATGGTGTCAATGACAGGCAACCGAACCCTAGATAGTCAGTTTGTCCGGGTCAGCTATCAGAGCCTCACCACACCCAAAACCATTTATGACATTGACCTGACTACTCTGGAAAAAACCCAGCGCAAGCAAACTAAAGTACTGGGCGACTTTAACGCTAATGATTATGCCTCTGAACGTCTGTTTATCGAGGCCAGAGATGGCACCAAAGTGCCGGTAACCCTGGTTTATAAAAAGGCAACATTCAAAAAAGATGGTACGAACCCACTCTTACAGTATGGTTATGGATCTTACGGCTCAACCCGTGACCCTTACTTCAGAGTCAGTACTTTGAGCTTACTGGATCGTGGCTTTGTTTATGCCATTGCCCATATTCGTGGCTCTCAGGCACTCGGCAGACCCTGGTATGAAGATGGTAAAAAGCTCAATAAGAAGAATACCTTTAATGACTTCATCGACGTCACCAAGGCACTGACTAAGTCGGGATACGGCGATCCAAAACGTCTATATGCTCGCGGAGGCAGTGCTGGCGGCCTGTTGATGGGCGCGGTGATCAACCAGGAGCCTGAACTGTATCACGGTGTGCACTCAGCTGTGCCCTTTGTCGATGTTATCAACACCATGCTGGATGAGTCATTACCGCTGACAACCAATGAGTACGATGAGTGGGGTAACCCGAATGACAAAGTCTATTTTGACTATATGCGCTCTTACTCACCTTATGATCAGGTGAGCGCACAAAACTACCCGAACATGCTGGTCACCACTGGCTTGCATGACTCTCAGGTACAGTACTTTGAACCTGCGAAATGGGTTGCGAAATTGCGCGAGTACAAAACCGACGATAACACGCTGTTGTTAAAAACCGATATGTCTGCCGGTCACGGTGGCGCATCGGGTCGCTTTAAGCGCATCAATGATATCGCGCTGAGCTATGGCTTTATCATTGGCCTGGCTGAGGGCAAACTGTAA
- a CDS encoding DUF6326 family protein, protein MTNAILTTGASQDKSTRIKIATLWLLVMLNMIYADILAFVSAFITPGVIDTLMSGYSGSVKLTQELLLVSAILIEIPIVMIFLSQCLSYRLNRLCNLVAVPLTFLFVLGGIETDPFYLFLACIQLTLLLSIAWMVIRWRAPEAAVLSTAQS, encoded by the coding sequence ATGACAAACGCAATTTTAACCACTGGCGCATCACAGGATAAAAGCACTCGCATCAAAATCGCGACACTGTGGCTGTTAGTTATGCTGAATATGATTTATGCCGATATTTTGGCCTTTGTTTCAGCCTTTATCACTCCGGGGGTAATAGACACTCTGATGAGCGGATACTCAGGCTCGGTTAAACTCACCCAGGAGTTACTTTTGGTCTCAGCCATACTCATCGAGATCCCCATCGTGATGATTTTCCTGTCCCAATGTCTCAGCTATCGATTAAACCGCCTGTGTAACCTGGTGGCTGTCCCGTTAACTTTCCTGTTTGTACTAGGTGGTATTGAAACAGATCCTTTCTACCTGTTTCTGGCATGCATACAGCTCACCCTGCTTTTAAGCATAGCCTGGATGGTCATACGGTGGCGTGCACCTGAAGCGGCAGTGTTAAGCACAGCTCAAAGTTGA
- a CDS encoding methyl-accepting chemotaxis protein: protein MRMRKKLILSFVLTVIIPILAISIMSISRTKQESLDRFLETSVNEIRQIENAFIIFFDQMKSNARFLAQSKTVQSVSKDTTTYFGTEKMMTPEASGQAEAEIFDLYTTFGKTHPELLFVYLGTREGGFIQYPAEPLGNYDPRKRPWYQQVSSNPSQVVITEPYQGVTGQAMVSVATGIMKSGQMFGVQSLDVTLSTLTDIVSNIKLGNTGYLLLLDNQGTVLADPKNANSNFKNIRDLNDARYQAIRNAGNAAFITLEYQDKAFYAKFYRSEELGWTFIAIIEEDEILASSYNMTYSISIIAVIMLALFVVIAIVLANKIVYPIEMVSDGLKEIAQGEGNLSKRLQVIGNDEISELATWFNQFLNSINALVKDIQGNARTLNSEAQNSQSRINDIRNQCRHQEKTSQTATDTTQSMASMAMTVSDNCGDALNEISTTEQHTQTGNQMIQSTVAQVAKLNDSLGDSATAMSKLENESNNITNILEVIRTIAEQTNLLALNAAIEAARAGEQGRGFAVVADEVRTLAQRSHDATQDIEQVLTKLIEQTRSVSERMTASVGESKHAIDQSELAHQAFDDIASSVSLVKGIIADISQQANAQGQAAEDTQSRIHGVSQSVQQVGNSADALHTGATQLVELARNLDQLVDRFDVDD from the coding sequence ATGAGAATGCGTAAAAAGCTGATCTTAAGCTTTGTTTTGACCGTTATCATTCCTATTCTTGCAATATCCATCATGAGTATCTCGCGCACCAAACAGGAGTCACTGGATCGATTCTTAGAGACATCGGTTAACGAGATCAGACAAATTGAGAATGCATTTATCATCTTTTTTGACCAGATGAAAAGTAATGCCCGATTCCTAGCGCAAAGTAAAACTGTGCAATCCGTTAGCAAGGACACAACCACCTATTTCGGTACAGAAAAAATGATGACGCCGGAGGCCTCAGGTCAGGCAGAAGCAGAAATTTTTGACCTGTACACCACCTTTGGCAAAACTCACCCCGAGTTACTGTTCGTATATCTGGGCACCCGTGAGGGTGGCTTTATTCAGTATCCTGCCGAGCCTTTGGGCAACTATGATCCACGCAAAAGGCCCTGGTATCAGCAAGTCAGCTCCAATCCATCTCAGGTGGTGATCACTGAGCCTTATCAAGGCGTTACCGGACAGGCAATGGTATCTGTGGCAACCGGGATTATGAAAAGCGGCCAAATGTTCGGCGTTCAGTCTCTGGATGTAACCTTGTCGACACTGACAGACATTGTCAGCAACATCAAACTGGGTAACACAGGCTATTTGTTGTTACTCGACAACCAAGGCACCGTGCTGGCAGATCCGAAAAACGCCAACAGTAACTTTAAGAACATTCGTGATTTGAATGATGCCCGGTATCAGGCTATACGAAACGCGGGGAATGCTGCTTTTATTACGCTGGAGTATCAGGACAAAGCCTTTTATGCCAAGTTTTATCGCTCTGAAGAGCTGGGCTGGACCTTTATCGCCATCATTGAAGAGGATGAAATCCTTGCTTCCTCTTATAATATGACCTATAGCATCAGTATCATCGCCGTCATCATGCTGGCGCTGTTTGTGGTCATTGCCATTGTGCTGGCCAACAAAATCGTTTACCCCATTGAAATGGTATCGGACGGGCTAAAAGAAATTGCCCAGGGTGAAGGTAATTTGTCAAAACGGCTCCAGGTCATTGGCAATGATGAAATAAGCGAGCTGGCAACCTGGTTTAACCAATTCCTCAACTCCATTAATGCGTTGGTGAAAGACATTCAGGGCAATGCACGAACCCTGAATAGTGAAGCCCAGAACTCTCAGTCGCGGATCAATGATATTCGTAACCAGTGCCGTCATCAGGAAAAAACATCCCAAACCGCGACGGATACCACGCAATCCATGGCAAGCATGGCCATGACAGTAAGCGACAACTGTGGTGATGCACTCAACGAAATCTCGACGACGGAGCAACACACTCAGACTGGTAACCAGATGATCCAAAGCACTGTGGCTCAGGTCGCTAAACTTAACGACTCTCTGGGCGACTCAGCGACGGCCATGAGCAAGCTTGAAAATGAAAGTAACAACATCACCAATATTTTGGAGGTGATCCGCACCATTGCCGAACAAACTAACTTGCTGGCCCTCAATGCCGCCATTGAAGCGGCCCGTGCCGGTGAGCAAGGCCGGGGGTTTGCGGTTGTGGCCGACGAAGTACGAACGCTGGCACAGCGCTCTCACGACGCCACTCAGGATATTGAACAGGTGTTAACTAAGCTGATTGAGCAAACTCGCAGTGTGTCTGAGCGCATGACTGCCAGTGTAGGTGAATCAAAACATGCCATTGACCAGTCGGAGCTGGCCCATCAGGCATTCGATGATATTGCCAGCTCGGTTTCCCTCGTTAAGGGGATCATTGCTGACATTTCCCAGCAGGCCAATGCGCAAGGGCAGGCTGCCGAGGACACCCAATCTCGTATTCACGGTGTGAGTCAGTCAGTACAACAAGTGGGCAACTCTGCCGATGCGCTGCATACAGGTGCAACACAATTGGTTGAGCTGGCGCGCAACCTGGATCAACTGGTTGACAGGTTTGATGTCGATGACTGA
- a CDS encoding sigma-54-dependent transcriptional regulator, with protein sequence MSYTTPSISDTHAASVLLVDDDPALSELLAIRLESHGFDVTLASSGHAALRQLANGPVDVVITDLRMEHMDGLALNQKLQAQYPGLPVIMMTAHGSIPDAVDAIEQGITAFITKPINSEELLTAIDKALPENRATQLTDPDNFHGLYHQSLSMRQLVQQIKAIAPSQANILIQGESGTGKEVTARAIHQASSHAQGPFIAINCGALPAHLLESELFGHKKGAFTGAISDKQGLIQSADKGTLLLDEIGDMPLDLQVKLLRVLQEKTVRPIGGQHEQTVDVRILSASHRNLAQAVSEGKFREDLYYRLNVVAIQLPALRERVEDIPLLANLFIRQLAAGQKRLSLDATTALLSYAWPGNIRQLHNVVEYCVAMTPGKLITAESIISALPEQDDKQGFVGLNDAKRQFERDYLIKVLALCENRVPQAAKLAQRNRSDFYKLMKKHDIK encoded by the coding sequence ATGTCCTATACAACACCGTCTATCTCAGATACTCACGCAGCCTCTGTTTTGTTGGTCGACGATGACCCGGCATTAAGCGAGCTGCTAGCAATACGCCTCGAAAGTCATGGCTTTGACGTCACCCTGGCCAGCAGTGGACATGCGGCCCTACGGCAACTGGCAAATGGGCCCGTTGATGTGGTGATCACCGACTTACGTATGGAACACATGGACGGCCTGGCACTGAACCAGAAATTACAAGCTCAATACCCAGGCCTGCCTGTGATCATGATGACTGCGCATGGCTCGATCCCCGATGCTGTAGATGCCATTGAACAAGGGATCACCGCTTTTATTACCAAACCAATAAACAGCGAAGAGCTACTGACAGCGATCGACAAAGCATTACCTGAAAACAGAGCGACACAGCTCACAGACCCCGATAACTTTCATGGCTTGTATCACCAAAGCCTGAGCATGCGCCAGCTGGTACAGCAGATTAAAGCCATCGCTCCCAGCCAGGCCAATATATTGATCCAGGGGGAAAGTGGCACGGGTAAGGAAGTCACCGCACGCGCCATTCATCAGGCGAGCAGTCATGCTCAGGGTCCCTTTATCGCCATCAACTGTGGTGCCCTGCCCGCACACTTGCTTGAATCCGAGCTGTTTGGCCATAAAAAGGGCGCATTTACCGGCGCAATTTCGGATAAACAGGGGCTTATCCAAAGTGCCGATAAAGGCACATTATTACTGGACGAAATAGGAGACATGCCGCTTGACCTGCAGGTCAAGCTACTACGGGTATTGCAGGAAAAAACGGTCCGCCCTATCGGTGGCCAGCATGAGCAAACAGTTGATGTGCGTATTCTCTCGGCCAGCCATAGAAACCTGGCGCAGGCTGTCAGCGAAGGAAAATTCAGAGAAGACCTGTATTATCGCCTCAACGTCGTCGCCATTCAGTTGCCTGCGCTGCGTGAGCGAGTGGAAGACATTCCCCTACTGGCAAATTTGTTTATCAGGCAACTCGCCGCTGGGCAAAAACGCCTCTCTTTGGACGCCACTACGGCGCTGTTAAGTTATGCCTGGCCAGGCAATATTCGTCAGCTACATAACGTAGTTGAATACTGTGTGGCAATGACACCCGGCAAATTAATCACTGCAGAGAGTATTATCAGCGCACTGCCAGAACAAGACGACAAGCAAGGCTTTGTCGGACTGAATGACGCGAAGCGTCAGTTTGAGCGCGATTATCTGATAAAAGTGCTCGCCCTGTGCGAGAACAGAGTCCCTCAAGCCGCCAAACTGGCTCAAAGAAATCGGTCTGACTTTTATAAGCTAATGAAAAAACACGATATAAAATAA
- a CDS encoding tetratricopeptide repeat protein — translation MKSKLLIPLTLLVYCNITTASVELGLAEFDKGNLRLAQSILSQQQTSDYQKSLLLARIALRSDQDETALQHLEAAIEQHPNNPELYFAHAEVVAKIAEQASIFSVSGYIKKLKASFIKAVELAPDNSKYRSTLIKFYINAPSMFGGDKQAALTHIQALEKVSPFDAFLTRLHLAAKSNEPEEFARLIKIGQQNFSADPRFFYTLGQIYLDQEEPEMALNQFRRAANIRAKNLKQEKARYQSLVLIGTLSQQLESNYDEGQNALQQYLNEAAYHYDLPDKNQVKFRLASIAMAQKKTTLAQRLLNEVITETLSEKLKKKARSVLKKLVRA, via the coding sequence ATGAAAAGCAAACTGCTTATTCCCCTTACTCTGCTTGTTTATTGCAACATAACCACAGCCAGTGTTGAACTGGGCCTGGCAGAATTCGACAAAGGTAATCTGCGCCTTGCGCAATCCATTTTGTCGCAACAGCAAACCTCTGATTATCAAAAATCACTGCTTCTGGCCCGCATAGCACTTAGAAGCGATCAGGACGAAACGGCACTACAACACTTAGAAGCAGCCATAGAGCAGCACCCAAACAATCCGGAGCTCTATTTTGCACACGCCGAAGTCGTCGCTAAAATTGCCGAACAAGCCAGTATTTTCAGCGTGTCCGGTTATATCAAAAAACTCAAAGCCTCATTCATCAAAGCAGTTGAACTGGCACCGGACAATAGTAAATACCGCAGTACGCTGATCAAGTTTTACATCAACGCGCCCAGCATGTTTGGTGGTGATAAACAGGCTGCTTTAACGCACATTCAGGCACTGGAAAAAGTCTCGCCCTTTGATGCTTTTCTGACTCGCTTACACCTGGCCGCTAAGTCAAATGAACCAGAAGAGTTTGCTCGCCTGATAAAGATAGGGCAGCAAAACTTTTCCGCCGATCCCCGCTTTTTTTATACTTTAGGCCAAATCTATCTTGATCAGGAAGAGCCTGAAATGGCGTTAAATCAGTTCAGACGTGCAGCTAATATACGGGCAAAAAACCTGAAACAAGAAAAAGCCCGATATCAGTCTCTGGTGTTGATTGGCACCTTAAGCCAGCAACTGGAGAGCAATTACGACGAGGGGCAAAACGCGCTTCAGCAATATCTGAATGAGGCTGCCTATCACTACGACCTGCCCGATAAAAACCAGGTCAAATTCAGGTTAGCTTCGATAGCCATGGCACAAAAGAAAACCACGCTCGCGCAACGACTGCTAAACGAAGTCATAACAGAAACGCTGAGTGAAAAGCTGAAGAAAAAAGCGCGCTCCGTATTGAAAAAGTTAGTCAGAGCCTAG